In the genome of Dermatobacter hominis, the window TCCCAGGCGCCGGGCGTGGCCGACAGGAAGATCGTCTGGCCGGCGCGCTGGAGCCACTCCTCGAACCGCAGGGGGCGGTTGTCGGCCGCGGACGGCAGCCGGAACCCGTGCTCGATGAGCACCTCCTTGCGGGAGCGGTCGCCCTCGTACTGGCCGTGCAGCTGCGGGATCGTCTGGTGCGACTCGTCGATGATCGTCAGGTAGTCCGCCGGGAAGTAGTCGATCAGCGTGCTCGGCGCCTCGCCCGGACCGCGGCCCTCCATCGGTGCCGAGTAGTTCTCGACGCCGTTGCAGAAGCCCATCTCCCGGAGCATCTCGAGGTCGTACTCGGTGCGCATGCGGAGGCGCTGGGCCTCGAGGAGCTTCCCCTCCTTCTCGAAGAAGGCGAGGCGCTGCTGCAGCTCGATCTCGATGCGCTCGATGGCGGCCTGAAGCCGCTCGTCGGACACCACGTAGTGCGTCTTGGCGAAGATCAGCACGTCGTCGAGCTGGTCGACCTTCTCGCCCGTGAGGGGGTCGACGACGCTGATCGCCTCGACGTCGTCGCCGAACAGCTCGATGCGGACCGCCGTCTCCTCGTAGGCCGGCTGGACCTCGATGACGTCGCCCCGGACGCGGAACTTGCCGCGGCTCAGCGCCATGTCGTTGCGCTCGTACTGGAGGTGCACGAGCTGGCGGAGGAGGTCGCGCTGGTCGACGACGTCGCCGACCCGCAGCGTGAAGAACCGGGAGGCGTACTCGTCGGGCGAGCCCAGGCCGTAGATGCAGCTCACCGAGGCGACGACGATCGTGTCGCGCCGGGTGAGCAGCGAGGAGGTGGCGGCGTGGCGGAGGCGCTCGATCTCGTCGTTCACGGAGGAGTCCTTCTCGATGAAGGTGTCCGTGGACGGCATGTACGCCTCGGGCTGGTAGTAGTCGTAGTAGGAGACGAAGTACTCCACCCGGTTGTTCGGGAAGAACTCCCGGAACTCGTTCGCCAGCTGCGCCGCCAGGCTCTTGTTCGGCGCCAGGACGAGCGTCGGTCGCTGCACCTGCTCGATCGTCCACGCGATCGTCGCCGACTTTCCCGAGCCGGTGATGCCGAGGAGGGTCTGGAACCGCTCGCCGCAGTGGACGCCGTCGCTCAGCGCCTCGATGGCAGTTGGCTGGTCGCCGGCCGGCTTGAACTCGCTCTCCACCTTGAACGGCCGGACCATCTTCGGCTCGGCCCGCTTGCGGGTCGCTGTGTTGTCACCGACGTGTGCCACGTCGAGCAGGCTACGCCGGGCCTGTGACAGCGGCCGGGGCGGCCCGCTCGGTCGCCCGCTCGCTCGCCCGCCCGGCGGCCCGCCCCGCTGCACGGCTCTGCCGCCGGCTCAGCGATTTCTGAGGTCCGGATCGCGACAAGGGTTGTCGCTGTGCACCCCTATATCCCTGCGCCCCTATGTCGCGGGGAGGGTCTGGATCCAGGTCCAGGCCCGGTCGACCTCGGCCTCCAGCGCCGCCGGGTCGCCGTGGTTGTCGACCACGAAGTCCGCCTTCGACAGCCGGTGCTCGCGCTCCATCTGGTTCGCGATGCGGTTGCGGGCGTCGGCCTCGGTGAACCCCCGGTGCTCCACGAGCCGCTGGATCGCCACCTCGGGGTCGAGGTCGACCACGATCGTGCCCGCCAGCCCCGGCCAGCCGGCCTCGGCCAGCAAGGGGATGTCGAGCACGACGACGTTGCCGGTCCCCTCCTGCTCGGCGATGCGGCGCTCGATCTCGGTGTGGACCCTCGGGTGCACGATCGCGCCCAGGTCGGCCAGCGCCTGCGGGTCGGTGAACACCACGTCGGCCACCGCCGCCCGGTCGAGCGAGCCGTCCTCGGCCACGATCCCGGGCCCGAACCGCTCCACCATCTCGGCGAACACCTCGGTGCCGGGCTGCTGGAGCTCCTTCACGATGGCGTCGGCGTCGACGACGACCGCGCCACGGCGGGCCAGCGACGCCGAGACCGACGACTTGCCCGCACCGATCCCGCCCGTGAGTCCGACCAGCAGCACGCCGCGGAAGCTACCCGAAGCAGATCACCCCGACGGCACGTGCGCGATCGACGTGCAGGTTCTGAGGAATTTCCCAAAGTCCCGGCCGGTCGCTGCCGATGGATGGACGACCACGAACCCGCTGGGAACGAGCGCTCACCCACGCGCCCGGGACCCAGCCGACGACCCGACCGGGACGATCATCCATGCACACCGCGCCGCCGGACGATCCGATCTCACGCCCCGACCCGACGCCCCCGTCGGAGGACCGCGCGCCCGCGCCGCCGTCGGGCGGCGGGCTCGTCGACCGGCTGAGGGAGCGGCTGAGCCGTGACCTCCGCGAGGCGCTGATCGACCCGTCCCAGCAGCCCACCGGCGACTTCGACATCGTCGCCCAGCAGCTGCCGAGCATGGGCGTCGACCGCGTCGCCAGCTTCAACAGCCTGATCACGGCCATGCGCCTGGCCACGACGGCGATCTCGCTCCTGCTCGTCGCCAGCCGGCTCGACGAGTTCGAGACGTCGGTGAAGGTCTGGACGGCCATCATCGTCAGCTACGCGATCTTCCGGGCGTTCCGGCCGATCCGCTACGAGAACGACCTCCAGTCGCTCCTGAGGGTGCTCGCCGAGGTCGCCCTGCACGTCGCCGCCGTCGTCATGACCGGCTACTGGCAGTCGCCCCTGATCTTCACGCTGCTGACCGCCGTCACCGTGGCCGGCCTGGCCCGAGGGTTCGGCTTCTCCATCCGCATCGCGGTGGTGACCATCCTGGCGGTCAGCTTCCCGTTCATCCTCCAGGCCGGCGACCAGCGCGAGGCCTTCCTCCAGTCCGCCTCCTGGGGCGGGATCGTCATGCTGGTGGCGCTCATCGCCGGCTACGCCCGCCGCATCTCGGGCGAGGCGGACCGGGAGCGGGAGCTGGCGATGGACCGGCTCAGCCGGCTGTCGGACGCCAACGCGCTGCTGTTCTCGCTGCACCGGGTCACCCAGACGCTGCCGGCCTCGCTCGACCTCGGCGACGTCCTCGACTCGACCCTGAGCCGCATGAAGTCGCTGGTCGCCTACGACAGCGTCGCCGTCCTGCTCTTCGACGAGACCGACGGCCACTGGGAGGTCGTGCGCCACCAGGGCCTGCACGTCCCCGCCCGCCTGGGCCCGACCGAGCTGCCGCTCGGCCTCAAGCAGGCGATCACCGAGAACCGCCCGGTCTACGTGGCGGACCTCCACGCCGACGGCCCCGGCCTGTCGGACCGCTCCGGTTCGGGCATCTACACCGTGCTGTCGGCCCGGGGCGCCATCATCGGCCTGCTCGCCATCGAGCACAGCGACTTCGAGCACTTCACGTCCCGTGACGTCGAGCTGATCGAGGGCTTCGTCGCCCCGGCCTCGCTCGCCCTCGACAACGCCCGCTGGTTCGCCCGGCTGCGCACCGTCGGCGCCGACGAGGAGCGGACCCGCATCGCCCGGGACCTGCACGACCGCATCGGCCAGTCCCTCGCCTACCTCGCCTTCTCGCTCGACCGGCTGGTCGAGCGCGACGAGGCGGGCGACCCGGTGACCGAGGACCTGGGCCAGCTGCGCGAGGACGTCCGCGGCGTGATCCGCGAGGTCCGCGACACCCTGTACGACCTGCGCACCGACGTCTCCGAGGAGCAGGGCATCGGCGCCGTGCTCGAGCAGTACGTGAGCCGGGTCGGCGAGCGCAGCCGCCTCACGATCCAGGTCGAGGCCGACAAGGACGCCCGCCTCCCGATCCTCCAGGAGCGGGAGATGTGGCGCATCGCCCAGGAGGCGCTCGCCAACGTCGAGCGCCACGCCCGGGCCACCGCGGTCCGCATCGTCTGGCGCTGCGACGGCGAGCGGGCCCTGATCGACGTGACCGACAACGGCGTCGGCTTCGAGGCGGCCACCGCCGGTCGCCTCGACTCCTACGGCGTGCTCGGCATGCGCGAGCGCGCCTCCAGCATCGGCGCCTCGCTCGAGATCCTCAGCGCGCCGGGTCGTGGCACCCGGGTCCGCTGCTCCCTCAACCCCAACGAGCCCGGCCTGACGGCCCCCAACCAACCGGCCCTCGCGGCCATCGGACACCGGAGGTGACCACATGGCCATCCGACTGATGCTGGCCGACGACCACCGCATGCTGCGCGAGGGACTGCGACGGTCCATGACCGACGCCGGCTTCGACGTCATCGGCGAGGCCGGCGACGGCGTCGAGGCCGTCAAGCTGGCCCTGGAGCTCAGCCCCGACGTCATCCTCATGGACGTCACGATGCCCAACTGCGACGGCGTCGAGGCGTGCCGGCAGGTCAAGAGCACCGGGACCGAGACCAAGGTCGTCATGCTCACGATGCACGCCGACCAGGACGTGCTCACGAACGCGATCCGGGCCGGGGCCATCGGCTACCTGACGAAGGACTGCTCCACGCGCGAGATCGCCGAGGCCGTCCGCATGGCGGCCGAGGGCGACACCGTCCTGTCGCCGCAGCTCGCCCGGTCGATGCTCGAGGAGGTCCGTCGGATCGACGAGCCCCGCACGGCCGAGGAGGACCGGGTCGTCACCAAGCGCGAGGAGGAGGTCCTCCAGCTCATCGCCGACGGCTGCTCCACGCCCGAGGTCGCCGCGAGCCTCTTCATCTCGCAGAAGACCGTCAAGAACCACCTCGCGTCGATCTACCAGAAGCTCGACGCCCGTGACCGCACCCAGGCCGTCCTCCAGGCCGTGCGGATGGGGATCGTCTCGCTCGACTGAGCGGCACGGCCGGCGTTTGGTCCGAACGACCTATCAAGCGGGTCCGGGCAGCGTCGATACACATGATGGCGGAGTCGCCTCCCGGCGGATCCGGCACAGCACCAGCAACAGCAACTCACACCGACGGGAGACTCCCAAAATGATGGTTCAGTTCGACTTCCTCAAGACGTGGCTCAAGGCTCAGGCCAAGACCGAGCGTGGCGCCTCCCTCGTG includes:
- a CDS encoding GAF domain-containing sensor histidine kinase, which gives rise to MHTAPPDDPISRPDPTPPSEDRAPAPPSGGGLVDRLRERLSRDLREALIDPSQQPTGDFDIVAQQLPSMGVDRVASFNSLITAMRLATTAISLLLVASRLDEFETSVKVWTAIIVSYAIFRAFRPIRYENDLQSLLRVLAEVALHVAAVVMTGYWQSPLIFTLLTAVTVAGLARGFGFSIRIAVVTILAVSFPFILQAGDQREAFLQSASWGGIVMLVALIAGYARRISGEADRERELAMDRLSRLSDANALLFSLHRVTQTLPASLDLGDVLDSTLSRMKSLVAYDSVAVLLFDETDGHWEVVRHQGLHVPARLGPTELPLGLKQAITENRPVYVADLHADGPGLSDRSGSGIYTVLSARGAIIGLLAIEHSDFEHFTSRDVELIEGFVAPASLALDNARWFARLRTVGADEERTRIARDLHDRIGQSLAYLAFSLDRLVERDEAGDPVTEDLGQLREDVRGVIREVRDTLYDLRTDVSEEQGIGAVLEQYVSRVGERSRLTIQVEADKDARLPILQEREMWRIAQEALANVERHARATAVRIVWRCDGERALIDVTDNGVGFEAATAGRLDSYGVLGMRERASSIGASLEILSAPGRGTRVRCSLNPNEPGLTAPNQPALAAIGHRR
- the uvrB gene encoding excinuclease ABC subunit UvrB, with protein sequence MVRPFKVESEFKPAGDQPTAIEALSDGVHCGERFQTLLGITGSGKSATIAWTIEQVQRPTLVLAPNKSLAAQLANEFREFFPNNRVEYFVSYYDYYQPEAYMPSTDTFIEKDSSVNDEIERLRHAATSSLLTRRDTIVVASVSCIYGLGSPDEYASRFFTLRVGDVVDQRDLLRQLVHLQYERNDMALSRGKFRVRGDVIEVQPAYEETAVRIELFGDDVEAISVVDPLTGEKVDQLDDVLIFAKTHYVVSDERLQAAIERIEIELQQRLAFFEKEGKLLEAQRLRMRTEYDLEMLREMGFCNGVENYSAPMEGRGPGEAPSTLIDYFPADYLTIIDESHQTIPQLHGQYEGDRSRKEVLIEHGFRLPSAADNRPLRFEEWLQRAGQTIFLSATPGAWELDHSSRVVEQVVRPTGLIDPEVVIKPTKGQIDDLLVQINDRVSKGERVLVTTLTKKMAEDLTDYLLEMGVKVRYLHSEVDTLQRIELVRDLRLGEFDVLVGINLLREGLDIPEVSLVAILDADKEGFLRSETSLVQMIGRAARNVNGEVHMYADRVTDSMTRAISETNRRRGLQEAYNTEHGIDPTSVQKAVTDILADLRGSDGAPVPGGGRRKRRPGEKARAQQFADLPPQDLGALIQLLEDEMHQASADLRFEEAARLRDEVKELKREFRNAGGT
- the coaE gene encoding dephospho-CoA kinase (Dephospho-CoA kinase (CoaE) performs the final step in coenzyme A biosynthesis.), which encodes MLLVGLTGGIGAGKSSVSASLARRGAVVVDADAIVKELQQPGTEVFAEMVERFGPGIVAEDGSLDRAAVADVVFTDPQALADLGAIVHPRVHTEIERRIAEQEGTGNVVVLDIPLLAEAGWPGLAGTIVVDLDPEVAIQRLVEHRGFTEADARNRIANQMEREHRLSKADFVVDNHGDPAALEAEVDRAWTWIQTLPAT
- a CDS encoding response regulator — protein: MAIRLMLADDHRMLREGLRRSMTDAGFDVIGEAGDGVEAVKLALELSPDVILMDVTMPNCDGVEACRQVKSTGTETKVVMLTMHADQDVLTNAIRAGAIGYLTKDCSTREIAEAVRMAAEGDTVLSPQLARSMLEEVRRIDEPRTAEEDRVVTKREEEVLQLIADGCSTPEVAASLFISQKTVKNHLASIYQKLDARDRTQAVLQAVRMGIVSLD